In Anaerolineae bacterium, the sequence CAGGGGGCAACTGCCGCACGGTCGGGTGTCGAGCCGTGCGCACGAGCACCGTCGTCGCCGATTCCAGTACCCGCCAGGCACCGAGGCTCATCTGCTCCAACGGCCCCGGTCCCAGACCAACGATAGTAATAGGCATCACTTACTCCTCAAGACAGAGGGGGAGCAGCCCGGGCTGCTCCCGCCAGACCGCTCTTCACGACAACTTACCCTGCTACTGAAGCGCCTCGGCCAGGGACTGGAGCATGATGGCCACGGCCGTAGCACCGGGGTCTTGCACCTCGGCCGCCCGCGGCCCCAGCCACGACGCCCGCCCGAACTTCGGGGTCTTGCCGGCGGTGGCTTCGGCGCCGCGCATGGCCGCCTGTGCCGCCGCATCGAGTGCCTCGCTCAGAGGCTTCCCCGCTGCCTGCGTCTCCTTGAGCGCCGCGATCGCCGGGTCGAGAGCATCCAGCATGGTCTTGTCGCCCACGTCTGCCTTGCCCCGCTCCTTCACCCCGGCGAACGCCGCTTCCGCCGCCTTGATGACGTCCGGCAAGCGTGCCTCGGTCATGCCTCTCAACTCCCTCCCGGCCCGCATGAGCGCCGTCGCCAGCAGCACGCCGAAGGTGGACGCCGCGGCGCGGTTGAAGGTCATGCCAGCCTGCGCCAGCAAGCTACCCAGGTCGCCCTGCCCCAGGCCGGGGAGAGCCTCCCGCACCGCTCCCCAGCCCACCGTCATGGTCACACCCAGGTCGCCATCGCCGGCGGCCGCATCCAGCTGTCGCAGCCGCTCGGCACTGGCGGCGGCTTCGGCGCCCACCTTGTCCAGCGCCGCGCGCATCTCCTCGACAGTCACCGAGTCCTTCATGGCGTCATCCGCTGCTGCAGCAGGAAGGGCGAGAAAGCCGGCGCGTCCAACCACCGCTTCAGGTCATCGTCCAGCCTGAGAAGACTAATAGAGGCTCCCGCCATCTCCAGCGAAGTGGCGTACTCGCCCACCAGGGCCTTGTGAATCTTCAGGCCATGGTCGCTCAGCAATTGGTGAGCCTTACGGTAGAGGACGAAGAGCTCCTCCGGCGGCGTCGCCCCCAGGCCATTCACCAGCACAGCCACCTCATCCCCACTGCGGAAAGGCAAGTCGGCCACCACCCTCTCCACAATGGCGGTCGCGATTTCGTCCGCCGGCCTGAGCTTCCCCCGCTCCAGCCCCGGCTCGCCATGGATGCCCATGCCCAGCTCCATCTCGTCCTCGCCGATCTCGAAGGTGGGCTTGCCCGCCGCTGGCACGGTGCACGGCGACAGAGCCACGCCCATGCTGCGGGTCAGATCCGCTGCTCGCTGAGCCGCCTCCGCCACCCCATCCAGGTCCTTGCCCTCGGCGGCGCAGGCCCCCGCGATCTTGTAGGCGAAGTAGAGCCCTGCCACCGCGCGGCGGCGCTCGGCCTGCTCGGGCGGGGCTGAGACCACGTCGTCGTGAGCCAGCACGGTCTTGACCGTGATGCCTTCCATGTCGGCCATCTCCGCCGCCATGTCGAAGTTCATCACGTCTCCGCCGTAGTTGCCGTACAGATAGAGCACACCTTCGCCACCATCCACCGCCTTGGTCGCCGCCAGCATCGCCTCAGGCGGCGGCGAGGAGAAGACGTTGCCGATCGCCACCCCATCGCATAGACCCGGCCCCACGTAGCCTAGAAACACCGGGATGTGGCCCGAACCACCGCCTGTGGTTATGCCCACCTTTCCCCTGACCGGGGCATCGGCGCGCACCAGCGCCCTGCGCTCCCCCTCGACCTGCTTGAGATGCCAAGGGTAGGCCAGGAGGATGCCCTCGAGCAGTTCGTCCACGAACTGGAAGGGGTCGTTTATGATCTTCTTCACCGCAGCCTCCTCGTGTGCCGGGCAGTTGCCTCTGGATTCCGCCCGAGTATACGGAACTGACCTGTTCCCATCAAGGTCCCGTTTCCATGGCACTGTGGCAACGCCGACATGGCGCCGACCACCCCCCGCTGATTCCTCGAAGCCTGGCTTTCCCTATCGGCCTTGGCGCACGTAGTATCAAGGTCACCAGAACGGGGGACGAGCACATGGGAGATCAGCGACCGTCGTCGCCGTATCAGCGCCGTCGTCGTTCCACTCTTCTCCTCTCAGCCCTGGCGGTAGCTGTGGCGCTGGTGACGGCCGCCTCCCAGGACCGTCTCCTGGCCGATGACGCCTACATCACCTTCCGCTACGCTCGGAACCTGGCCTCAGGCCACGGACTGGTGTACAACCCCGGTGAGCTCGTCCTCGGTACCAGCACGCCGCTGTTCGCCTTCCTGCTGGCCGCGGGCCACCGGCTAGGTCTGAATCTTGCCGATCTGGCAGTGTGGCTCGGGGCCCTCTCCTGGGCGGGCGTCGTGGCAGTGCTAGGTTGGTCATACCGCGACCGTCCTGCCTGGGTGGCACCTCCCCTCCTGGTGCTGGCCGCCAGCGCCACCTTCGTGGAGAACCTGGGCATGGAATCGGCTCTCTATGCCCTCTTGTGCCTCGTTGCCTTGCGGCTGGTCGGCTGCGGCCACACTCGAGCAGCGGCCGGCCTGGCGGCCATCGCGGCGGTCACCCGGCTGGACGGGGGCCTGGCAGTGGTGGCGGTCCTGGCCGCCGCCGCGCTGCGGGAACGCCGCCTGCCCTGGCCAGAAGCGGCTCTCGTCGGCCTCATCGCGGCACCCTGGTACCTGTACGCCTGGCTGACCTTCGGTTCCCCCTTGCCCAACTCCCTTCCCGCCAAGGCGGGCCTGGCTCACCGCGCCGGCTTCGGCGGGGGCGACTTCGTCCACGGTGGCCTGACTCTGGCCGGGGCTCGACTGGGACAGTGGCCGGTTCTGGCCGCCTACCTGGGCGCAGCCGGCATCGGGCTCTGGGTGACGGCACGGGGACCTGCCTCCGGCTCAGCACCGTGGCGGCCCTACGTGCTGTGGGGCGGCCTGTACGTGCTCGCCTACCAGCTCACCGGCATGCCCCACTTCGGCTGGTACTACGTGCCTCTGGTGCCGCTGATCGCGGTGTTGGCGATCGAGGGCCTGCAGGCTATCGGCGATCGCCCCACCCAGCTGCGTAAGGCAGCGGTGGCAATCGTAGTCGCGGCTGCGGTGGTGGCCGCCGGCCAAATGCTGTCTCACTCCTTGCGCATGGCGAAGCTCAGTCCCGCCCGCGCGCTCGCCTATCGCGACGTCGGCGAATGGCTGGCGTCCAATGCCCGGCCCGGCGATTGCGTAGCCCTGCTGGAGATCGGCGTGGTGGGGTACTACTCCGGCCTGGAAGTGGTGGACACCATGGGTCTCGCCTCTCCATTCCTGGCCGAGCGCTTGGTGGACTGGGGGCAGAGCCTGGTGTTGGCAGTGAACTACTACTGGCCGGAATATCTTCTAGCCCTGGACGCCACCGCCTGGGAAGCGGTGGAGAGAGAGCTCTGGTTCGCCCTCGCCTACCGGCCGGCGGCCGAGTTCGACTACTCAGCCCAGGGAGATCCGGCCGCCCGCATGAGGCTCTATCGGCGCCTGCCCAGTTACCCTCCCAGAGCCCACACGACTTGGCCGGTCGAGGCTTCCCTCCGC encodes:
- a CDS encoding DAK2 domain-containing protein → MKDSVTVEEMRAALDKVGAEAAASAERLRQLDAAAGDGDLGVTMTVGWGAVREALPGLGQGDLGSLLAQAGMTFNRAAASTFGVLLATALMRAGRELRGMTEARLPDVIKAAEAAFAGVKERGKADVGDKTMLDALDPAIAALKETQAAGKPLSEALDAAAQAAMRGAEATAGKTPKFGRASWLGPRAAEVQDPGATAVAIMLQSLAEALQ
- the dhaK gene encoding dihydroxyacetone kinase subunit DhaK codes for the protein MKKIINDPFQFVDELLEGILLAYPWHLKQVEGERRALVRADAPVRGKVGITTGGGSGHIPVFLGYVGPGLCDGVAIGNVFSSPPPEAMLAATKAVDGGEGVLYLYGNYGGDVMNFDMAAEMADMEGITVKTVLAHDDVVSAPPEQAERRRAVAGLYFAYKIAGACAAEGKDLDGVAEAAQRAADLTRSMGVALSPCTVPAAGKPTFEIGEDEMELGMGIHGEPGLERGKLRPADEIATAIVERVVADLPFRSGDEVAVLVNGLGATPPEELFVLYRKAHQLLSDHGLKIHKALVGEYATSLEMAGASISLLRLDDDLKRWLDAPAFSPFLLQQRMTP